In Topomyia yanbarensis strain Yona2022 chromosome 2, ASM3024719v1, whole genome shotgun sequence, one DNA window encodes the following:
- the LOC131681772 gene encoding uncharacterized protein LOC131681772 has translation MQQNRNHPVSRQSSEGNNPAAMTTGSFYTPEQHYQQQFSNQQPQQVPGYSITPTFPQSMQTANHQMQVSPLGQITAVPQSQQPGAYQSFGSGQYFVDAACTVPVGQQQPQPLNKFPGLTKQSGGCNNPNCTHCSKSMTAGSPSQRR, from the exons ATGCAGCAAAATCGCAATCATCCCG TTTCGAGACAATCGAGTGAAGGTAACAATCCGGCTGCCATGACCACCGGATCGTTTTACACTCCCGAACAGCACTATCAGCAGCAATTCTCAAACCAGCAACCGCAGCAAGTTCCGGGCTATTCAATCACTCCAACTTTTCCGCAGAGCATGCAAACGGCAAACCATCAGATGCAAGTTTCACCCCTGGGACAAATAACTGCCGTTCCGCAGTCACAGCAACCCGGAGCGTATCAATCTTTCGGATCCGGCCAGTACTTTGTTg ACGCCGCCTGTACAGTTCCGGTCGGTCAGCAACAACCGCAGCCCCTTAACAAATTCCCCGGTCTGACGAAACAATCCGGGGGTTGCAACAATCCCAACTGTACCCATTGCAGCAAATCTATGACGGCGGGTTCACCAAGTCAAAGGCGATAG
- the LOC131684852 gene encoding uncharacterized protein LOC131684852 — MSSTIEKNEYPKASNALVLGAILSYVASIFLMMSFCSPYWIESYDESFSSFKNMGLWEYCFKDFSYPYYQFPKLFNGCHHIFSQEYYVIREYLLPGWLMVVQAFVTLSFLFTFGSLVIMACEMVRWPLKLVLRYEWLLTTISFIGIASSSFFMFLAVAIFGGNAYRRDWLMYPKFNVLSWSYALAVVSFMLLGLAALLLYKEAKKSYELRREAKNLVMQMQMQEPGYHPSSHHTSRSLHSGGYI, encoded by the exons ATGTCCTCGACTATCGAGAAGAACGAGTATCCGAAGGCTTCCA ATGCATTAGTGCTTGGAGCCATTCTGTCCTACGTGGCGTCTATCTTCCTAATGATGAGCTTCTGTTCGCCTTATTGGATCGAGTCGTATGACGAGTCGTTTAGTAGCTTTAAAAATATGGGCCTGTGGGAGTACTGCTTTAAGGACTTCAGCTATCCGTACTATCAGTTTCCGAAGTTGTTCAACGGATGCCATCATATTTTCAGCCAG GAGTACTATGTTATTCGGGAATATTTACTTCCCGGCTGGTTGATGGTGGTTCAAGCATTTGTCACATTATCTTTTCTATTCACATTCGGATCGTTAGTGATTATGGCCTGCGAGATGGTGAGATGGCCTCTGAAACTTGTACTGCGCTACGAATGGCTGTTGACTACGATTTCGTTCATTGgaattgcttcatcat CATTCTTCATGTTCTTAGCGGTGGCCATATTCGGCGGTAACGCCTACCGTCGCGACTGGCTGATGTACCCGAAATTTAACGTACTCTCGTGGTCCTATGCTCTGGCCGTGGTGAGCTTCATGCTGCTCGGGTTAGCCGCGCTACTACTGTACAAGGAAGCTAAGAAATCTTACGAACTTCGCCGCGAGGCGAAGAATCTGGTAATGCAGATGCAGATGCAGGAACCCGGATACCACCCGTCATCGCATCACACCAGCCGGAGTCTACACAGCGGAGGTTACATATAA
- the LOC131684853 gene encoding uncharacterized protein LOC131684853 isoform X1, whose amino-acid sequence MQANSDLISGRAKTVDIAMMKRRSLAGNCGVGVFVIALVTVLVAFATPSWLVSDYRITGAKLDRLGLWTHCFRSLPDVNDDYQRRFFVGCRWVYDPFTKGYDEIRGFLIPPFMVATQFFYTLCAIGVLVSMILVLLFFLCAGPDQKFFVKLIRTIGYLNLGAGISGGIGVIIFAVFGNKDKWMPEHANNWFGWSFILACIGAVACGIASSLFLTEAHVQARKRRQLKESQTRFQIDSETKA is encoded by the exons TGATATTGCCATGATGAAGCGTCGTTCGCTGGCCGGGAACTGCGGTGTGGGAGTGTTCGTGATAGCCCTTGTGACGGTGCTGGTTGCCTTTGCGACTCCGAGCTGGCTGGTGAGTGATTACCGCATCACCGGTGCTAAACTGGACCGGCTGGGACTGTGGACGCACTGCTTCCGCTCGCTGCCGGACGTTAACGATGATTACCAGCGGCGGTTCTTCGTCGGCTGCCGCTGGGTGTACGATCCGTTCACCAAGGGGTACGACGAGATTCGAGGATTCCTGATACCAC CTTTTATGGTCGCGACCCAATTCTTCTACACGCTGTGTGCGATCGGAGTGCTGGTTTCGATGATCCTAGTGCTACTGTTCTTCCTATGCGCCGGTCCAGATCAGAAATTCTTCGTCAAGCTGATTAGG ACAATTGGCTACCTCAACCTGGGTGCGGGTATCAGCGGCGGTATAGGTGTGATCATTTTCGCCGTATTCGGCAACAAGGACAAATGGATGCCAGAACACGCCAACAACTGGTTTGGATGGTCTTTCATCCTGGCCTGTATCGGGGCGGTTGCCTGCGGTATCGCGTCCTCCCTTTTCCTGACCGAAGCTCACGTGCAAGCGAGAAAACGGCGGCAGCTGAAGGAGTCGCAAACCCGGTTCCAGATTGACAGTGAAACGAAGGCTTGA
- the LOC131684853 gene encoding uncharacterized protein LOC131684853 isoform X3 → MMKRRSLAGNCGVGVFVIALVTVLVAFATPSWLVSDYRITGAKLDRLGLWTHCFRSLPDVNDDYQRRFFVGCRWVYDPFTKGYDEIRGFLIPPFMVATQFFYTLCAIGVLVSMILVLLFFLCAGPDQKFFVKLIRTIGYLNLGAGISGGIGVIIFAVFGNKDKWMPEHANNWFGWSFILACIGAVACGIASSLFLTEAHVQARKRRQLKESQTRFQIDSETKA, encoded by the exons ATGATGAAGCGTCGTTCGCTGGCCGGGAACTGCGGTGTGGGAGTGTTCGTGATAGCCCTTGTGACGGTGCTGGTTGCCTTTGCGACTCCGAGCTGGCTGGTGAGTGATTACCGCATCACCGGTGCTAAACTGGACCGGCTGGGACTGTGGACGCACTGCTTCCGCTCGCTGCCGGACGTTAACGATGATTACCAGCGGCGGTTCTTCGTCGGCTGCCGCTGGGTGTACGATCCGTTCACCAAGGGGTACGACGAGATTCGAGGATTCCTGATACCAC CTTTTATGGTCGCGACCCAATTCTTCTACACGCTGTGTGCGATCGGAGTGCTGGTTTCGATGATCCTAGTGCTACTGTTCTTCCTATGCGCCGGTCCAGATCAGAAATTCTTCGTCAAGCTGATTAGG ACAATTGGCTACCTCAACCTGGGTGCGGGTATCAGCGGCGGTATAGGTGTGATCATTTTCGCCGTATTCGGCAACAAGGACAAATGGATGCCAGAACACGCCAACAACTGGTTTGGATGGTCTTTCATCCTGGCCTGTATCGGGGCGGTTGCCTGCGGTATCGCGTCCTCCCTTTTCCTGACCGAAGCTCACGTGCAAGCGAGAAAACGGCGGCAGCTGAAGGAGTCGCAAACCCGGTTCCAGATTGACAGTGAAACGAAGGCTTGA
- the LOC131684853 gene encoding uncharacterized protein LOC131684853 isoform X2: MVSDIAMMKRRSLAGNCGVGVFVIALVTVLVAFATPSWLVSDYRITGAKLDRLGLWTHCFRSLPDVNDDYQRRFFVGCRWVYDPFTKGYDEIRGFLIPPFMVATQFFYTLCAIGVLVSMILVLLFFLCAGPDQKFFVKLIRTIGYLNLGAGISGGIGVIIFAVFGNKDKWMPEHANNWFGWSFILACIGAVACGIASSLFLTEAHVQARKRRQLKESQTRFQIDSETKA; the protein is encoded by the exons TGATATTGCCATGATGAAGCGTCGTTCGCTGGCCGGGAACTGCGGTGTGGGAGTGTTCGTGATAGCCCTTGTGACGGTGCTGGTTGCCTTTGCGACTCCGAGCTGGCTGGTGAGTGATTACCGCATCACCGGTGCTAAACTGGACCGGCTGGGACTGTGGACGCACTGCTTCCGCTCGCTGCCGGACGTTAACGATGATTACCAGCGGCGGTTCTTCGTCGGCTGCCGCTGGGTGTACGATCCGTTCACCAAGGGGTACGACGAGATTCGAGGATTCCTGATACCAC CTTTTATGGTCGCGACCCAATTCTTCTACACGCTGTGTGCGATCGGAGTGCTGGTTTCGATGATCCTAGTGCTACTGTTCTTCCTATGCGCCGGTCCAGATCAGAAATTCTTCGTCAAGCTGATTAGG ACAATTGGCTACCTCAACCTGGGTGCGGGTATCAGCGGCGGTATAGGTGTGATCATTTTCGCCGTATTCGGCAACAAGGACAAATGGATGCCAGAACACGCCAACAACTGGTTTGGATGGTCTTTCATCCTGGCCTGTATCGGGGCGGTTGCCTGCGGTATCGCGTCCTCCCTTTTCCTGACCGAAGCTCACGTGCAAGCGAGAAAACGGCGGCAGCTGAAGGAGTCGCAAACCCGGTTCCAGATTGACAGTGAAACGAAGGCTTGA